From the genome of Eucalyptus grandis isolate ANBG69807.140 chromosome 2, ASM1654582v1, whole genome shotgun sequence, one region includes:
- the LOC120290470 gene encoding LEAF RUST 10 DISEASE-RESISTANCE LOCUS RECEPTOR-LIKE PROTEIN KINASE-like 1.2 gives MGRLTNARPGATFRLRSVFLSSKSMNQHNDSDWSSRTSSNQPHFEFSANCFPHPLLPVSAILSASFQSQMNLHSFICGACCRRLVLVVVLASLVYQAVADDAKYEACAPQSCGYVRNISYPFWISGEQESYCGHPDFEITCLGIYPVMNFLDCEFFYIKEIFYANHSIRLVDALVYDDTCGAPSRNSSFQGTPFNLSSTNADFFFYYNCTLQNLHIQ, from the coding sequence ATGGGGCGTTTGACTAATGCGCGCCCCGGAGCCACTTTCCGTCTCCGTTCGGTATTCCTCTCTTCAAAGTCGATGAACCAGCACAACGACAGCGACTGGAGTTCTAGGACGAGTTCAAACCAACcccattttgaattttctgcaaATTGCTTTCCACACCCTCTCCTGCCTGTTTCTGCAATCCTCTCTGCCTCCTTCCAGTCCCAAATGAATCTCCATAGCTTCATCTGCGGAGCTTGTTGTCGCCGCTTGGTCCTTGTCGTCGTCCTCGCCAGCCTAGTCTATCAGGCTGTAGCGGATGATGCGAAGTATGAGGCCTGCGCCCCTCAGAGCTGCGGATATGTCCGGAACATCAGCTACCCTTTTTGGATTTCGGGTGAGCAGGAATCCTATTGTGGCCATCCGGATTTTGAGATCACCTGTTTAGGGATATACCCTGTCATGAATTTTTTGGACTGTGAGTTCTTCTACATCAAGGAAATCTTCTATGCAAACCATTCAATCCGCCTCGTTGATGCCCTTGTGTACGATGACACCTGTGGTGCTCCGTCGCGTAATAGCAGCTTCCAAGGAACGCCTTTCAATCTCAGTTCCACTAATgctgatttcttcttctactataATTGCACCTTGCAAAATTTACATATCCAGTGA
- the LOC120290471 gene encoding rRNA 2'-O-methyltransferase fibrillarin-like: MELGACWCGRSRRDVGCGLEGARGVNGRCGVLGGAGVGGQSAGRRGGDGLEPGRGGVGCGGRGRGGGRWANRRAAARLFDAGGRRLHGFFSDGARGWRRRDLAGDGSAARRCGRGSARSEAQAARGQRRKKNLQGRR; this comes from the coding sequence ATGGAGCTCGGGGCTTGCTGGTGCGGGCGGTCGAGGCGCGACGTGGGGTGTGGGCTGGAAGGTGCTCGCGGCGTCAACGGGAGGTGCGGAGTGCTGGGGGGTGCGGGCGTCGGGGGGCAGAGCGCGGGGCGTAGGGGCGGCGACGGGCTCGAACCGGGGCGCGGTGGTGTGGGCTGCGGTGGACGCGGGCGGGGCGGAGGTCGATGGGCGAACCGACGGGCCGCAGCGAGGCTATTTGACGCCGGTGGTCGGCGGCTCCATGGTTTTTTTTCGGACGGGGCGAGAGGCTGGCGGAGGCGCGATCTCGCGGGCGATGGAAGCGCGGCGCGGAGGTGCGGGCGCGGTAGTGCGCGGTCGGAAGCTCAGGCAGCGAGGGGTCAACGGCGGAAGAAGAACTtgcaaggaagaagatga
- the LOC104434436 gene encoding LEAF RUST 10 DISEASE-RESISTANCE LOCUS RECEPTOR-LIKE PROTEIN KINASE-like 1.2 isoform X2 codes for MNLQSFICGACCHRLVLVVVLASLVYQAVADDVKYEACAPWNCGYGLNISYPFWISGEKESYCGYPNFEITCVEKFPVLNFPEGEFIIEEIFHANHSILLVDALVYNDTCGAPPHHISFERTPFNLSSTNADFFFYYNCTLPPPPNFAYPVNCPSNYNYSFALFPKEALQDTAVYSAVGSCSSPVSVPVHVNANTTSLATMDYRKIMEMGFLLNWTAIDCSDCEESEGRCGFENNNFVCFCQDGPHSQTCNDGESNRRKKLVVGFASAGGTAGGIAIIVAIIIFIYRSRQRKKYNQSSFASRSTSSIYFSRTDSEKGNVYHGLPIFDYDELKNATNNFDPAAELGDGGFGTVFKGKLQDGRVVAVKRLYESNYKRVEQFVNEVEILARLRHPNLVSLYGCTSRQSRRLLLVYEYVPNGTVADHIHGDLAKPGSPPWSTRLNIAIETANALVYLHASVVIHRDVKTNNILLNENFSVKVADFGLSRLFPLNATHVSTAPQGTPGYVDPEYHQCYQLTEKSDVYSFGVVLMELISSLPAVDITRHRHEINLSALAISKIQSHALHELVDPNLGFDTDYRTGEMITAVAELGFQCLEQGHDMRPSMEEVLKTLKEIQNRGHDMEKSDQTDNISDDAVLLKNNPLTSSPVSVTAKWVSNDSTPNASG; via the exons ATGAATCTCCAAAGCTTCATCTGCGGAGCTTGTTGTCACCGCTTGGTCCTTGTCGTCGTCCTTGCTAGCTTAGTCTATCAGGCTGTAGCGGATGATGTGAAGTACGAGGCCTGTGCACCTTGGAACTGCGGATATGGCCTGAACATCAGCTACCCCTTTTGGATTTCGGGGGAGAAGGAGTCCTATTGTGGCTATCCGAATTTTGAGATTACCTGTGTAGAGAAATTCCCTGTCCTGAATTTCCCAGAGGGTGAGTTCATCATCGAGGAAATCTTCCATGCGAACCATTCTATCCTCCTGGTTGATGCCCTCGTGTACAATGACACCTGTGGTGCTCCGCCGCATCATATCAGCTTTGAAAGGACGCCTTTCAATCTGAGTTCCACTAATGccgatttcttcttctactataATTGcaccttgccgccgccgccaaatTTTGCATATCCAGTGAACTGTCCTAGCAACTACAACTATTCTTTTGCTCTTTTCCCCAAGGAAGCATTGCAAGATACGGCTGTGTATTCTGCTGTCGGCTCCTGCAGTTCTCCAGTTAGTGTACCTGTTCATGTTAATGCAAATACCACTAGCTTGGCGACTATGGATTACCGTAAGATTATGGAGATGGGGTTCCTTTTGAACTGGACCGCAATTGATTGCAGTGACTGTGAGGAAAGTGAGGGACGGTGTGGATTCGAGAATAATAATTTCGTTTGCTTTTGCCAAGATGGCCCTCATTCTCAAACCTGCAATGATG GAGAatcaaatagaagaaagaaactaGTAGTAG GTTTTGCTTCAGCAGGTGGAACAGCAGGCGGAATTGCGATCATAGTAGCAATTATTATCTTCATCTATCGATCtcgccaaagaaaaaaatataaccAGTCATCCTTTGCCTCGAGAAGCACCTCCTCAATTTACTTCTCCAGGACAGATTCTGAGAAGGGCAATGTCTACCATGGACTGCCCATCTTTGACTACGACGAACTTAAGAATGCTACCAACAATTTCGATCCAGCAGCGGAACTAGGTGATGGAGGCTTTGGCACTGTTTTCAAAG GCAAACTTCAAGATGGGCGTGTAGTTGCAGTCAAGAGATTGTATGAAAGCAACTACAAAAGAGTTGAGCAGTTCGTGAATGAAGTCGAAATACTTGCTCGCTTACGCCACCCAAATCTAGTCTCACTGTATGGCTGCACCTCCCGGCAGAGCCGTAGACTCCTGCTCGTGTATGAATATGTGCCAAACGGCACGGTGGCTGATCACATTCATGGTGATTTAGCTAAACCCGGCTCACCCCCGTGGTCCACCCGTTTGAACATAGCCATAGAAACTGCAAATGCATTGGTGTATCTCCACGCATCTGTTGTAATCCACCGAGATGTGAAGACCAACAACATCCTGCTGAACGAGAATTTCAGTGTCAAGGTTGCGGATTTCGGTTTGTCACGCCTCTTCCCATTGAATGCCACTCATGTTTCAACTGCCCCTCAAGGGACACCAGGTTATGTCGATCCAGAGTACCACCAATGCTACCAATTGACTGAGAAGAGCGAtgtatatagctttggagtagtCTTGATGGAGCTCATATCTTCCTTGCCAGCAGTTGATATCACTAGGCATCGCCATGAGATAAATCTATCTGCCCTGGCCATTAGCAAGATCCAAAGCCACGCCTTGCACGAGCTTGTAGATCCAAATCTTGGGTTCGATACAGACTATAGGACTGGAGAAATGATTACTGCGGTGGCGGAGTTGGGGTTCCAGTGCTTGGAGCAAGGCCATGACATGAGGCCATCGATGGAAGAGGTATTAAAAACACTAAAGGAAATACAAAACCGCGGCCACGACATGGAGAAGTCAGACCAAACGGATAATATATCGGATGATGCTGTTCTGTTGAAGAACAATCCGTTAACATCTTCGCCGGTTTCAGTCACGGCGAAATGGGTTAGCAACGATTCAACGCCCAATGCCAGTGGTTAG